A stretch of the Nerophis ophidion isolate RoL-2023_Sa linkage group LG27, RoL_Noph_v1.0, whole genome shotgun sequence genome encodes the following:
- the mrpl39 gene encoding 39S ribosomal protein L39, mitochondrial: MLTRVACQLLQRRFTSTAAAAHLPGAEARSHRNAVFSREQARQRGLYPRVEKIEVSMQGPGLDGTLLIMNRGMSTPLSCARHLTEYHVTNSVLALVDGELWPLHQPLTHSCTLSLLMFKDSDPTSVNEAYWRSCTALLGQVLETAFKDEFSVQLLNTPEVPVTSGAFLCDVVLDPELDSWTPSEESLRSLTKGAQQLIMQDLAWEPLEVSPTVALEAFSHSRCTQEEVEQKASQNPKGTVLLYRCGDHVMLSGGPLVARTGLCSQYEVTAVHSLGRGPWGLHRRVQGLSLPLQLQAHHTVWRKLRQRAEKLVAVQPPEEVTPPPAPVPPPTPSSDSQ; this comes from the exons GCTTCACGTCGACCGCAGCGGCTGCACATCTCCCAGGTGCAGAGGCCCGCAGCCACCGCAATGCAGTCTTCTCCAGAGAGCAAGCGAGGCAGCGAGGTCTGTACCCCCGTGTGGAAAAGATCGAAGTGTCCATGCAGGGCCCGGGCTTGGATGGCACTCTGCTCATCATGAACCGAGGGATGTCCACGCCGCTTAGCTGCGCCAGGC ATCTGACAGAGTATCATGTGACCAACTCTGTATTGGCTTTGGTGGATGGAGAACTGTGGCCTCTCCATCAGCCGCTTACTCACTCCTGCACGCTCTCGCTGCTCATGTTTAAAGACAGCGACCCCACATCGGTCAATGAG GCTTATTGGCGGTCCTGCACTGCGCTCCTTGGTCAGGTGCTGGAGACGGCATTTAAGGACGAATTCTCTGTGCAGTTGCTCAACACGCCAGAAGTGCCAG TTACTTCTGGAGCTTTCCTTTGTGATGTGGTGCTGGACCCTGAGCTGGACTCTTGGACTCCCTCTGAG GAGTCATTGCGCTCTCTGACGAAAGGAGCCCAGCAGCTCATCATGCAGGACCTGGCCTGGGAGCCTTTGGAGGTTTCTCCCACTGTGGCGCTAGAAGCCTTCTCACACAGCAG GTGCACACAGGAAGAGGTGGAGCAGAAGGCGTCACAGAATCCTAAAGGGACCGTCTTGCTTTACAG atGTGGGGACCACGTCATGTTGAGTGGGGGCCCTCTGGTGGCCAGAACAGGCCTGTGCTCCCAGTACGAGGTGACGGCAGTCCACAGTTTGGGCCGAGGTCCTTGGGGCTTGCACCGCCGAGTGCAGGGCCTCTCCTTGCCTCTGCAGCTGCAG GCCCACCACACTGTCTGGAGGAAACTGAGGCAGCGGGCAGAGAAACTG gtaGCTGTGCAGCCGCCTGAGGAAGTGACTCCGCCCCCTGCTCCTGTCCCCCCCCCTACTCCATCTTCAGACAGCCAGTAA